TGTGATCCACTGGGATGAGATATATGCCAAATTACAGTCCTTACTTACCTTTATCAGACATTGtacttttttgccatttttagtaatgtatgtatatttttaatatttttgtattaaaatctCAAAGGCTCACACATTAATTAtggtcatttgtttttcaaaacctTCAAATAGTTCCAGTAGTTTTAAAGACTAAAACCTTTTTATCCCCAGAATGCTAAAATTATTGATAACCTTTAATGTTTATATCATACTGCTGCTGTGAAGATTTTTCACTTCAGGTTCATGgaaacccttccgctctccttagtttgtttacattaaaagtggggtcatctggaccccccaagacagtgcgctgaacttttttttatctttgatttttgagtttcactaatgtccatgacagaaataaaatcctgtccacctttgtcatggaagaaatcacatatcaatatgtggttggagtcaactggaccccaaagagagcggaagctgttttcatttctgttaattgtccTAAGTGTATAGAAGTGTCTGCTTTGCAGTTCTACATTGTAATATCATCCACTTTATCCCCattttttgggtcatttttttagtttatttattaatgttttaagtttctgccaccaagcccaGTTTACTGCATTTTGGGTTTAAGCACATTTTCCTGGTTTTGACAGTTAAACCTAGCAGTGAAGAAACAAAAGCTTTCTGAACCTCTGAActgaaatgaatcaaattgtaTTGAAGTGATTCAGGGTTGTGAGGTATTTGACACATTGAAACTAGTGACATCTATTGGCCAGAATACAAAATTGCATCAgcatataagaaaaaaaatataatataagaaaaatatatataagaaaaaagaaaatatatataagaatAAAAGACCAATGTGTCATGTGTCACCAATGTGTCATGAAAGCACCATGTGTGTTAAGCCATGTTTAGCGATAAAACTTTTATGATttccaaattattatttattttataaataataataatgaggttgtgtcacattttgacatctcatttataaaatattgtaaagaaaatacttttcgcaagattattttaaaataattttaaaagatcttcaaaataccacatttcataaaataaatagaacagTGAAATCTTTGTGCTACTGCTAATATAGGCCTATCTGCTGAATGtgtgcatacatttatttatatgaaaaaatgttatatttttaaatctcaatgtcAGTAAATGAAATGTTCTACCAAACTGACTTATAATATCCATAACAAACGCCTTCTCCGGATGATAAATATTCgcgattatcaggatattttcgagccgcttctgagtcagcagatgccatttctccatgcaggctcgctgtgagtgtgtgttctGGCTGCGCTCCCCTCTTGAGAAATTCCTGCAGCACATTtagaagcaaaagtttcatacaagcatctaagttgttggagtttttgtgacaaagcaAAGGAGCCATGTGACTCATGGACTAAAATCACCTTCGGTCTgtttaaaagcaacaaacaaaGCTACTTGAAGTGGCTGAAGGTAATTTGGAATGAAGACAGAAGATGAATCCAGACAGAAGTGCTTTGTggcagtaagaaaaaaatgttattgtctttttctgtgtgttaAATGTGATATTACTAATGGTAAAAATTACCCCTTTTTCATTCttaaagtaacatttattttgaaaggctcgTCGCAGGGGGCGTGTCGAGTGTGGAAGGTCACATGACCCGGAAAATGTGGGGCTTGATTCCTGTGTTGGATTGCTCTCAGCTGCTGCGCTTCTGTCCTTCGCAGTGCAAACCGTCCGCTTCTGTCTTCGCGACCCACGCGCTCCGGGTCGACTCTCCTCAACGCACTATGTCGGGTAAGACCCAAAGGGCACGCCCGCACGGTGGCACCAGAACCAGCGCCCTCCCGAACATTTCCGGAGATTTCCGAACTGTCTCCGTATCAACGcagttttttaacattattattattaatattattataaaaaagcataataaaacAGCCGCTGAAGTCTTTCGTGTCTTCATGGCGTGGTCACGTTTATTTCACCGTGTTTGATGTGCATCGTTTTTGCTGCAGATTATAGTTAAGTTGCAGCAGTCAAAAACGGCACTTCCGGTTCTAAttgttaagaaaataaaagtaaatatagaTATAGTAAATAGAGATCTTAAAACAGCTCTTGCAATTTTTCGCTTGATATTTTTATGGTCAAAATTTAAACATGGGTTAtcgccttttcttttttaaagggaagtaaaaaaaaatcatatttttgggaACTGTCATTTATGAAATTgaagaacatttgttttactAAGGAGGAGTAAAAACTTGactaaaattttttttcttaaagtaccCCTgccttttaaaatagaaaataatcatACTAAGATTTCTTGATTTGCAAATAGCTAACTGTTctgtatgtttatttaaaaataaatatctttcaGGCAATTGAAATATGCGTTAAAAtacaaacttaaaacaaaaattatagtggatgtatttattttgatgatttcCTTCTAGATTTTACAAGAAACCTTTAAAGTATCTTTTGTCTGGTGCTTGACATGCAGCTTGGTTAAGAAGATCtaataaactggatttaaaacaaattatttattaataacaaaaagaaagatgaagaaaagttgacaatatattaaaacaccctctcaacaaaataaaagtttagatgcttttattttataaactgaaTACTTGCGGTCACGGTTCATTCCTGGATCAACTTGACTCTTGTTTTACACTGTCAGGCCTTCAAGCCTGTCCCCCCCCCAGAATTGTAATATAATTCTACAGAATATTctttttgttgtgctttttattAATAGTCACTCAGTTTGACAGTAGGGCCAAAAAGTTCCAGGATAGGAAAGATTTCTATTTAGCTAAAATgataaactgtctttttcttttgcattttattcACATAACATTCACATCCAGTTACGTTTAttgtaaaacaataaatgttgaaacagcaaaatcaacaaaaatttaattcattttatgtcacttaatatttatttccaCTGCAGGATGTTTTAAGACtagattttctgttgtttgtccaagaataaaaacactgaGAGTGCAGAAGGCGTGCACTCTGGCCTTCTGATAGCCAATCTATAGTCCAACCATAGCAGCCGCTCAACATCCCAACAGGGATCGAGCTTCCTGTAAACTCCCCTCCCCATCAAAATAATTGAAGGACTCAGTTGTTGGGGGCTCTTTCCTGGCTGCAGGTCCTGTTTGAACCGAGTGGGGACATGACTCACTGCCTGCTGTTGTTCCTGTGTGCACTAAAGACCCTGACATACAAGTGGATCACGGGGGTTGATTCCCATCTTTGAGAGGAAAACTGGGAGGAGCTTtgtctgaagaaaaaaacaaagtttaaatgtgcttaattttttagaataaaaatctaatttagaaatgtgttttcttaattaaaacacTTTGGCATTTTCTTTCTAATGGGAAATAAGTGGATGTTATACTTGACTTTTACTtcagaaaagtatttttgctgGCATTTTCTGTGCAGACCAAGCGTTTGTGACGTTGGCCACAAATGACAGCTATGCCAAAGGAGCCATGGTTCTCGGCCAATCATTACGGAACCACCACACGACCAGGAAGCTGGTGGTTCTCATAGGACCGCACGTTGCAGAACCGTGCAGGTATGACCGTTCTTTGTAGATttacttaaaacaaacatgagGTAAAAGTGAACTCTGATGCAACCGTTTTTGTTTGCAGAGAAGTGCTTCGATCCGTCTTTGATGAAGTGTGTGTCGTGGATCTGATGGATTCTGGGGATGCGGCTCACCTGGCGCTGATGAAGAGGCCGGACTTGGGAGTGACGTTCACCAAACTGCACTGCTGGACGCTCACACAGTACAGCAAGTGTGTGTTCATGGATGCAGACACAATGGTGAGAAAGAAACCTGAAAGTCATGAACAAACAGGGGCAGACTTACAATAAGGCAAGGGTGAACACTTAAAggtgtctaaaataaatgttacgcCCATTAATATTCAAATCtttcctaaaaaagaaaaaaaaacaccctaaaTCACTGAAATGGCATAAGACTGATCATATGAGAGTTTCATTCTTCTGCAGgaatggaatattccagtcaaCAGGAAGTTAGCAAGCAGAGAATTTAGTTTTCTGCCCAATTGTGCAATTTTGATTCTAACTTTGCAGGTAAAAATAGCTTTAGGAAGATTTGGGTTCaattctgcagcttttaaatCCTCATTGAAGTACATTTCAACCAGGAACGTACAGTTGAGGGAGGCAGGTGaagcagtgcctcacctgccatCATGAGATGCATAAAATGTGTCCACTAACCTTCTTTAAAGGCAATTTATACTTATGATTctaatcatttattaatttatcaattAGGGACGCATAAATTGGGgtgacattatttttcttttcttttttttttttagatctgcCTATGCAATGATacgatttattgttactttggGATtcctaataacctgaatctatgttggaaagatataaatatctgattggATAATGGTAATTGACGTAAAGGAAATGGTACGGTcaagccggggtgggattatataaattcacttcctcccacttccCTTCAGCTGATCTCAAaatgtctagttatcctgtgtttgacatgtctttatggatgctgattgattgttttgcacatgaatattttttttcgtaaatgcttgaaataaaccatttttaatctaatctagttttcaaacttttttttttttagtctgctccTATTTTGATCAAAGAAATAGCCAGAAATCAAattataagcttaattttctttatacaagtTCTCCATTcttaaaagaacatgttaaaaaatacaaaaaacatgattttcttttgaagGTAAATGGGATGTTTGTTTATATTCAGGTGCTGTCCAACGTAGACGAGCTGTTTGAGAAGGAGGAGCTTTCCGCGGCTCCAGATCCTGGCTGGCCAGACTGTTTCAACTCTGGGGTTTTCGTCTTCAGACCGTCCAATGAAACGCATGAAAAGCTGGTGGCTTTTTGTGGGGAAAATGGCAGCTTTGACGGTAAGCCTGAGGagaaatgataataaatgtctTCAAACAAGGCGTCGGTTTCCATGTGTTACAGCTTGTTAACATCCACTTCTACAGGAAATGACGACTGCAGTTTATGAAATGGAATCATTTTGAAATGTGGTTTCACGAAACATCTCCCATCTGAAGTGCATGCAGAGTGCAGACATGTTTATATGGAGTGAGATAAGTGTCAAAATGAAACGTATGCTTATACGGTTTTGACATGTCTAGtttgagttctttttttaaaatacaacttttaataTGTTACAAATTTTCCCTTGTTAAATTATTGTCAAAAACACTAAGAATCATTGATTCAGCAAAGTTCGCATTTGTACTGATGACCACTAGAGATggaatgtcaaattttaaagtctagctctgatgaaaatcatgtttttgctaTTCTTAACATGATGACGGAGgccatacataaagaaaattaaacttaaagtttcaTTATTGtgtctttctttattcaaattattgcgAATCAGGACAGAAAAtgcaatttctaatgaacttctgccgctctgcagaaactatgtcctagaaaaccccacaggtttttggatttttgttgaaaatggcataatcatgacttaaaagaccactgggaatgctttaacaATATATTAATTATTCCTTTCTCCCTTCCctttcatttagccctccaaactgagagttatgaaaaaatagtgtcttataattcggacgtcactttctTCACCAATactttacatgttttataacagctttagtatttttattttctagcattaattaatgttttcttAATGGTCATTAGTTGCAACAATGATCAGCAAACTTCATGTCACAGTAgtgaaatcataaataaaagacagtgCAGTTTGATAAAACAATAATGCGATCACCACGTTgaaaagcatgtggctcccgctggccccgccttgattgacagattcttttgAGCTTCCTCATGATTGGTTGACTgtacttcctctaaaaatgtgactcagaccgactcggactatcGCTGTCGATGGgtcgtttgcaatatggcggtaggcgtatcaggaagtgacggcgaaggctgATTTCGCGGGGgttggaggtaatgcatttcctttGGGGGACCTTAATgcttgctatgtccagttcttattaatGGTCAATGGCCAACAcacagccaactgagccatGAAACTGTCATGTTACCTGTTTTTATTCCCAAAAATCTATGGAGTAAGTTAATTTGTCTATTATGGAATcaataaattctattttaatttaataaatgagcCACCAAATGTGCAccttgtttaataaatgtttcatcACTCAATATTTATGCCTATAACAAGCCTGTGACATATTTTTGACAGCATCTTAGCAGAAGATTTTGTATTCAAATCAAAGAAATTCAAAACCGGGGCATTGTAtaacaacatttcatttttttttgtgcaactttGTCAATATGCATAGGTTTCATTTTGACATCTATCTTACCccatattttcataaaaagtgaTATTTGTCAGTTTAAGCTCCTTTGAACTGGgattacagcaaaaaaaaagaggagtgcAGAAGTTCATGTAATCTATTGCAAAAGCCACTTTCACTGCTGTGAGACTTTGATctacttttttatctttacagtATCTACTTTTATTATGTCAGGGCAAGAACAAAGTTTTTATTGAGTCGATTACTCCTAAACATCCCTTTACAGGAAGTTAGAAGAGTTTATGACTTAAACAAATGTCAAActctttatcatttttgttttctttgcctTCAGGGGGAGATCAGGGGGTTCTCAACAGTTACTTCAACACCTGGGCGACGGCGGATATTTCCAAACACCTCCCCTTTATCTACAACCTCAGCAGTATCGCCATCTACTCCTACCTGCCAGCCTTTAAACAGTGAGTTTACACATTCCTCtttctctgatttttctttCCACAAAACTCCTGTGAGctcaaagaagtaaaaaaataaataaatgggatataaatcctctttttttgcagcttttgctGTGAGACTTCAGTGTCTTCCATGTATTTACTcttaatgatttgtttttacaaagtttACGATAATctgtttgtgactttttttttagaagtcggtaacaaaaaaatattttcagagagagtttaaaaagttctattttaataaaaatttaaatatttcatctcTGTAACTCAACTCAGACTGGGTGAGGAAAACAATTTTAAGGCTGTATTTCACACGTATGTTCCAATATTTGGTGCGTTTGGGATGGAGTTGGACCCCAGCTGAATCAACAAACCTGGTTTCCTTCTGCAATCTGCAGCTTTGATAATCATGGGAATGTCATAAAGTTTCCCAACTGTTGAGAAACTTGAAACTCCCAAAATAATGACTGATATCAAAACTTGGTTTAATAATTTAATGCTTTTGAAAGCTTGaaatttatggagagaaaataaacttgtttgatttatatgtgcataattcttgtctgaatgtttgtgtgtgaaactttggatttgtgttgagtgtttaaaaaaatgcaatatttagatttttttatgttaaatattgAGGCATATCTGCTcaagaaagtgtgaaaatgtcaaaatttcaccagatattattcacagtttaagttcaaagcagctggtaggaaaactctgatgacccagcattctagcagtaTTTAAgcgcatcatttacacacaaaacttgGAGACGTGAAACTATAGTCTCGCATCTGAGTTATGCAtaaggtttgtgtgtgtgtaacaggTGATTGGTCCGTGCATTTCAAAGATTTGAATATGCAGTTagtttaatctgttttaaataaaagttgtgaaTGTGtattatattttgtgtttacttgttCATGTGAATATACAATTGCAACGTAAATGAATTTTAtcagttacaaatcaagaatgacacacacacaaatcaggtaagtctattttctctccatagaaattCCTCCGAATCTAATcgtagtgaaaaaaaaaaaaaatatatatatatatatatatatatatttttttttttttcactacgatttttctgtgaaattctgtcaaaaaatgCGGACAACATCACCAGATGAAcgtttcaggatttattgaaatgacatttaatctccaaatcaaaaatcctctttgctttcatgcgGATCCCCGCTAAGCTAACGGATCACTGCTACCTCGAGCCGTtagctttgcagagaaagtgtatgtgttagcctgggggcagagcagactcttcctggagggggcgggtctcaacttgtgatgtcagcatgtgaggacccgctcgttttcatgggtatgggaggggcggCTGCtaagagtgcaggtttttagaggaattctCAGAAacgcgtgaatggatcaaaataccgctttggggttgtttatagggaggaatgaacagtataatacttAAAAGcccaaaaagtagttttttttgttttttcttcctgataATGCCCTTTTAAAATTCAGAATTCCAACATTAAACACGGCAGCTGGTATGAAGCTTGATCCCTTGTTGCCTAGCTTTCACAAATTATATATCGTTGTCCTGttgaagtttttgaaaaatgtaaagtatCTAATGGGGTTTCATCAGACCACCATAGtgtaattaagtttatttattcagtcTTTTCTTTCCATCTGTAAGTTTCTCTCGCATCTGTAAGTCAAATAGTTTGTCTAACTGGTAGATAAACTGTTGATTTGGGATCGTCTGTGTTAACCTTTAGGTCCATCAACGAACAGATTCAGCTCTCAGGATTCATTTTCAAGGCTAAAGTACTTTTTCTTGTCCTTGTTTGCCTTTGCTTTGATGTGAAAACAGAAGTTTAAAGGTGGGTGGGTAGTACACGGACAAAAACCTGCTGTAGCAAGTTGTGAGGTTAATGGTTTACACacttttgtttctcatttttgttagaaaataattttaaaacgaTTTTTATTTGAGGAAATGTTCTTAATTGTCAGGTTGGTAGAGACATCCAATGAGTTTGATCTATTTAAGTCTGCACAtgttactttttctgttttatatttttaaaaacgacCCTTGaaataggaggaaaaaaatacttttattttgaaaacttgttAGAGTAACTTCATAATAAAATCTTGCAGCAAATATAAAATCTTTAGGACCTAACCTGAGTTGAAGACTAGACCTGAACAGGTGAACTGATGCCGTCCCGTCTGCTGCCTGTGCAGGTATGGCCACAGTGCCAAGGTGGTGCACTTTCTGGGCAAAGTGAAGCCGTGGAACTACTCCTACGATGCCGAGAGAGGCGAAGTCAGAGGTCACTCGCTGTCGCCCGACGAGGGTCACCTTCACTCCGATTACCTGCTCATGTGGTGGCAGCTGTACGCCAAATCCGTGGTGCCGCTGCTGCAGAAGGCCTACGGGGACACGCCCTTCAACAGCGGCTGCGTGGAGCCGAGCAGCGAGGTAGGACCAGGGATGGATGGGATTTGATGAGGAGGTTGATGTTTGCAtcataagagaactggactgagtgacccctccatCTTGGTGTTTCAGATAAGAAGTACTCTGGTTCTAAAACGCCAAATAAGGTATAGAGAAATAATCAGCTGTTACTGTCATGTTAATCAGATTAAGCaatcctaatttttaaaatattttttttgttcaatttattcaagttatacaCTGAACTGGATGTCTCAAAAGTATCTGATCTCACTCTAAAGGTTCAAAaggtttgacagattttgtgtaacCCACTTTCAATtgataggggtgtggcctttcaacaagctccctcctgattggctagagtGGTTGTCAAACAAAGGGATCAATTACTGACGATTTTTGGTTCCAACATAGTGATGTTTGTAACCCCTAcccccaaaaaagtttttttttaggctttatttATAAGCAACATGTACAACAAAAGTGTGAATGCCAAGGGGAgataagagatttttttttttttttttacaaatatttaatcaaaaactgtatttgttgaaattaccttttttgctttaatttgttttacatttccaTATTGCATTGTTTCATgcaaaaagtgctaaaaaaaataggtttggATTTTGACTATTTCCTTTTATGTAAAAGAAATTTCCCCCAAAACAAAATcggttaagaaaataaagtttttgtccATTCTGTCATCATAACAGTCCAAAATAATGTCCGTTTCTGAGAGCTCGAGTGTCTTTCCAGTTTTACCACAATATACTTGTTTAAATGCTATTCACAAACACATGACAAATGTTTTCCTCTTGTGATCCACAAAATGATATAATATTATTGTACGATATAATATTTTAAgacacttcttttattttgttatttaagcagtatttattttcaatgaactcgattttttttccaattaatatCCTTGAATTTTGAGTTTCAGTAAAATCTAGCTGCAGGTCAATTTGACTGGAGTTGGAAGTAACTCATTTTCTTTTGGTGATGttacactcactctgtccagttttctAATGCAGTCTATGGCTGAAGTCTCAGTTTTTCGGTTTCTCCTGCTagttttatactttttgttcTAGAGGAACATTTTGAggtcaataattaaaaataattacagttGTACGTTTCattagtaattaaaaaacaaaaaaaaaagcatcaataaGTTTCTGTACATTCTCTGCCAGCAGCTTTAAAAGAACAAGAATGTCACAGTCACACAACACACAGAAGTGGGTTTGTGTTGTCACACCAACAAGTGTAAGCAGTGGAGTGTTTTTCCACTGgtttacttgttttttcatgtttttgcttctaAAGAGTCTGAGTTCTGTCAGTTTGCAGGATCATTAAAGATATTCCTCTTTAAAAGACAACAGTTTTCTAACAGTTTTTATTACAAGCCAGTGCAGCTTCCTGACATAGAAAAGTAGGGAAGGATAGGGAACATAAAGCAAGACTGTTAAGTTTCTGCTGCAACAAAGTGGAAGgagctttttactttttaactctGAGTAATAAAATGTTGCAAGAGTAGCTTGTTGGAACTGTTTCTACATGTTGTAAAAACCCCACAGGAATGCAGATGACGAGCTCcattctgctgctgattcaccTCAAAGGCTGTAGAATCTGTGTGGTGTaatcctgattaaaaaaaaaaaaaagaaatgatcactCTGAGCAAGTCAACTCATGCCtgattcacactggacgcagaagcacCGCCGAACGGAGGCCACTTCCttttggcgcccttgttaatcGCCATGCAGCCATTGttttggcgtctggtctattttttgggtgatccgcgtcaattctggaaGGAAGTTGAGccaagacacatgagaaaatccggtcaattttcaaaacgcaaccaatttttcacaataaaagaccacGAATGACAAATGCAGATATTTTTGggctgtagagatgaaaataaagataaaaaacaaacggatacacacaaatcaactggtttatacttccaagcGACTCGTAATCGCTCGCGTCACATCCACCATATGGCGGTCTCGTTCTTACCAATGTTGGCTGGATTTGATTGCAACTCTGCGATCTATTTCCGACTGgtgtttatacttttcaagCAATCGTGTCCAGCTTTTATCTTTAACATGATCAGCATCCCGCTTAGACACTTTCCGCCTCCGCGAGCGCGTGGAAGTATAAACCaacctttaaactaactacaaatgaagacaatgaagatgatagtttattaaatttttaatgaatcgGGCAGCCTCTGTagttcattagtttctggtagtAAAACAGAgctaacaccagagctccagtatatatgttctttgatttactgtaacttttcaaccgttaatacaatcattccagtagattctgaaggaaaaaagcggcGATAGGGTTAGTAAACAGCTGCTCTCTTCCCGGGTCTCCTGACTTGTCAGACTGcatcaatatgaatattaaaatccccTGCTATTATAATTTTGTCtgaatctaaaataatatttgataaaattccgaaaactca
The genomic region above belongs to Oryzias melastigma strain HK-1 linkage group LG22, ASM292280v2, whole genome shotgun sequence and contains:
- the LOC112147596 gene encoding glycogenin-1, with amino-acid sequence MTRKMWGLIPVLDCSQLLRFCPSQCKPSASVFATHALRVDSPQRTMSDQAFVTLATNDSYAKGAMVLGQSLRNHHTTRKLVVLIGPHVAEPCREVLRSVFDEVCVVDLMDSGDAAHLALMKRPDLGVTFTKLHCWTLTQYSKCVFMDADTMVLSNVDELFEKEELSAAPDPGWPDCFNSGVFVFRPSNETHEKLVAFCGENGSFDGGDQGVLNSYFNTWATADISKHLPFIYNLSSIAIYSYLPAFKQYGHSAKVVHFLGKVKPWNYSYDAERGEVRGHSLSPDEGHLHSDYLLMWWQLYAKSVVPLLQKAYGDTPFNSGCVEPSSEEKLQKDEIWQQEFAPPPSAKNISSEERKQRWEAGQMDYMGDDSFANIERKLDSFLK